One genomic window of Vibrio natriegens NBRC 15636 = ATCC 14048 = DSM 759 includes the following:
- the glgX gene encoding glycogen debranching protein GlgX yields MTQFRSRPYPLGATLNKEGCNFSIHSPENKDIKLALFSDDDKYTLHDLPGEYAGIRHTFIPKVKAGQKYGYIVSHNDEPLLISDPYAKSIDKALHYQPPYSAKKSFDMPKCVVIKDDFDWQKTEHPRIPREEMVLFETHVKGLTQLHPKVDAAKKGHYLGLSTPEMLAFYKQQNINTLQLLPIAACMHEPHLLEMKKANYWGYNPYLFMTPDPRYAKKDAVTELKTTIRELHKNGIEVILDVVYNHTAEGGEGPTIFNLKALDSRFYIKHGTHFANYTGCGNTVDLTYQPALNLVMDTLRYWVSEFKVDGFRFDLAATLGRQGDNYNPEAAFFKAVAQDPILRETKLIAEPWDIGPNGYQVGNFPFGWNECNDKLRDISRSFWRGDQGYLKEFATRLMGSRDIYSAANWPYKLTVNYITYHDGFTLQDLVSYKHKHNEANGEENRDGHGDNRSENYGVEGETENLMIIATREKQKRNLVASLLFSFGIPHILTADVLSHTQGGNNNAYCQDNETSWLNWSQTERKQHFKVWMSQMVANRKKYMVPFIRSFSGDSRNNNRIFWRRTDGHLMEHDDWNRLSSVALHLGIGKDGQELVYLINQTNATARFKLPNDRKQNWITICDTNVRNLNPGHAEGEVLLSPTSMVILHYQPNSKAKPSAE; encoded by the coding sequence ATGACGCAATTTCGATCTCGCCCATACCCCTTGGGTGCAACATTGAATAAAGAAGGCTGTAACTTCTCTATTCACTCGCCCGAGAATAAAGACATAAAACTGGCGTTGTTTTCCGACGACGACAAGTACACGCTGCACGACCTACCAGGCGAATACGCCGGTATACGGCACACCTTTATTCCAAAAGTTAAGGCTGGTCAGAAGTACGGCTACATCGTCTCCCATAATGATGAACCGCTGCTCATCTCGGACCCTTACGCGAAGTCAATCGATAAGGCGCTCCATTACCAACCTCCTTACTCTGCAAAGAAAAGCTTTGATATGCCAAAGTGTGTGGTTATCAAAGATGATTTTGACTGGCAGAAAACGGAACACCCGCGAATCCCAAGAGAAGAAATGGTGCTATTCGAGACCCACGTAAAAGGTCTCACTCAACTTCACCCCAAAGTTGATGCCGCCAAGAAAGGACATTATCTCGGCTTGTCTACACCAGAGATGTTGGCTTTCTATAAGCAGCAGAACATTAACACGTTGCAGTTGCTACCTATCGCCGCGTGTATGCACGAGCCCCATTTACTCGAAATGAAGAAAGCGAACTACTGGGGCTATAATCCCTACCTGTTCATGACCCCCGATCCCCGCTATGCGAAAAAGGACGCGGTTACAGAGCTAAAAACAACCATTCGTGAGCTTCATAAAAACGGGATCGAAGTCATTCTTGATGTGGTCTATAACCACACTGCTGAAGGCGGCGAAGGCCCAACAATTTTCAACCTCAAAGCCTTGGATTCACGTTTTTACATTAAGCATGGCACCCACTTTGCGAACTATACTGGCTGTGGCAATACCGTCGATCTCACTTATCAACCGGCTCTAAACTTAGTGATGGATACGCTTCGTTACTGGGTTAGTGAATTCAAAGTGGATGGTTTCCGCTTCGATTTGGCCGCCACACTTGGCCGTCAGGGAGACAATTACAACCCTGAAGCGGCATTTTTCAAAGCAGTGGCACAGGATCCTATTCTTCGTGAAACCAAGTTAATCGCAGAGCCTTGGGATATCGGCCCTAACGGCTACCAAGTGGGTAACTTCCCCTTTGGCTGGAATGAATGTAACGATAAGCTGCGTGACATCTCTCGTAGCTTCTGGCGCGGCGATCAAGGCTACTTGAAAGAGTTCGCGACTCGCCTGATGGGTTCGCGAGATATCTATAGCGCTGCAAATTGGCCTTACAAGCTGACCGTCAACTACATCACTTACCATGATGGCTTCACTCTGCAAGACCTGGTGTCGTACAAACACAAGCACAATGAAGCCAATGGCGAAGAGAACCGAGATGGACACGGTGATAACCGCTCAGAAAACTACGGTGTAGAAGGTGAGACGGAAAACTTGATGATCATTGCGACTCGCGAAAAGCAGAAACGTAATCTGGTCGCGAGCTTGTTGTTTTCATTCGGCATTCCTCACATCCTAACCGCTGATGTGCTGTCTCATACACAGGGAGGCAATAACAATGCCTACTGTCAGGACAACGAAACCAGTTGGTTAAACTGGAGCCAAACAGAGCGTAAACAACATTTCAAAGTCTGGATGTCGCAAATGGTTGCCAATCGTAAGAAATACATGGTGCCATTTATTCGTTCGTTCAGTGGTGACAGCCGCAATAACAATCGTATTTTCTGGCGAAGAACTGATGGCCACTTAATGGAGCATGATGACTGGAACCGTCTTAGCTCTGTGGCACTTCACCTTGGGATCGGCAAAGACGGGCAAGAGTTGGTGTACTTAATCAACCAAACCAATGCGACTGCGCGCTTTAAGTTGCCAAATGATCGCAAGCAAAACTGGATAACGATTTGTGATACCAATGTACGCAACTTAAATCCAGGCCACGCTGAAGGCGAAGTACTGCTTTCACCGACGTCAATGGTGATATTACATTACCAGCCGAACTCGAAAGCTAAACCTTCAGCAGAATAA
- a CDS encoding maltoporin — protein MKKVSVIAAAVAASLAAGSAFAVDFHGYMRAGVGVSGDGGQQVTFEKNKIGRLGNEGDIYGEVQLGQEVYNNNGKTFYVDSMVAMTSNGSNDWESTSTNCGLNDAGDAVECVDDAQFALRQFNVQAKGLLNFAPEATLWAGKRFYQRHDVHISDFYYWNISGAGAGIEGIEAGPGKLSFAWVRNDRSDITDEGNDGDAANVNTLDLRYAGLSLWSNASLEMGLDYAIVNETEDASNSTKDAKNGVMVTAELTQGLDSGFNKTVFQYGTEGYSKAFAFYGDGSWYGAEANDGADGYRIINWGVIGLGDNWELGHQLVYGVGNDMWDGQDKWETFSVVARPMFKWDENNKTIFEAGYAIDDNDGFESTYGKMTVAQAWSAGSSFWARPEIRLYATYLTADDDNDTQKFDGGRSDDTFQFGVQAEAWW, from the coding sequence ATGAAAAAAGTAAGTGTAATTGCTGCAGCAGTGGCTGCTTCTTTAGCTGCTGGCTCTGCATTCGCAGTGGATTTTCATGGTTACATGCGTGCTGGTGTTGGCGTGAGTGGTGACGGTGGCCAACAAGTAACATTTGAAAAGAACAAAATTGGTCGTCTTGGTAACGAAGGCGATATCTACGGTGAAGTACAACTAGGCCAAGAAGTTTACAACAACAACGGTAAAACGTTCTACGTAGACTCTATGGTTGCAATGACTTCTAACGGCTCTAATGACTGGGAAAGTACTTCTACTAACTGTGGTTTAAACGACGCTGGCGACGCAGTTGAGTGTGTTGATGATGCACAGTTCGCTCTACGTCAGTTCAACGTACAAGCGAAAGGCCTGCTAAACTTCGCTCCTGAAGCAACACTTTGGGCAGGTAAGCGCTTCTACCAACGTCACGACGTTCATATCTCTGACTTCTACTACTGGAACATCTCTGGCGCTGGCGCGGGTATCGAAGGTATCGAAGCTGGCCCTGGTAAACTATCTTTCGCATGGGTTCGTAACGACCGTTCAGACATCACTGATGAAGGTAACGACGGCGATGCAGCAAACGTTAACACGCTAGACCTTCGCTACGCAGGCCTTTCTCTATGGTCAAATGCGTCTCTAGAAATGGGTCTGGATTACGCAATCGTAAACGAAACTGAAGATGCGTCTAACAGCACTAAAGATGCGAAAAACGGCGTTATGGTTACTGCTGAGTTGACTCAAGGTCTAGACTCTGGCTTTAACAAAACAGTATTCCAATACGGTACTGAAGGTTACTCTAAAGCATTCGCATTCTACGGCGATGGTAGCTGGTACGGTGCAGAAGCTAACGACGGTGCAGACGGCTACCGTATCATCAACTGGGGTGTAATTGGCCTAGGCGACAACTGGGAACTTGGTCACCAGTTAGTGTACGGTGTTGGTAACGACATGTGGGATGGTCAAGACAAGTGGGAAACATTCTCTGTAGTTGCTCGCCCAATGTTCAAATGGGATGAAAACAACAAGACTATCTTCGAAGCGGGTTACGCAATCGACGATAACGATGGTTTCGAAAGCACTTACGGTAAGATGACTGTTGCTCAAGCTTGGTCTGCTGGCTCTAGCTTCTGGGCTCGTCCAGAAATCCGTCTATACGCGACTTACCTAACAGCTGACGACGACAACGATACGCAAAAATTTGACGGCGGTCGTTCAGACGATACATTCCAATTTGGTGTACAAGCTGAAGCTTGGTGGTAA
- a CDS encoding MalM family protein, which translates to MRKWLAPVLLGMLASGCASVEQVEMTSNDQQQVITQSGDIQWVPLDVPVVTDFALTDKSQMLLDGNSAGAIAAFALPGNRGSLDLQLETFVSTDLQFYAPNVIVVNADGKTVYSADFSKFEYVPAKMLDNDKFVLDLNVIPDMSGNDLHVLIYTTSEDLKGSTQILHPAKAYAKARHTQPPDIADPFAKHSPLGQFRLSVTANDIVTTKIVAKNDNIPEGAELTGYYHRAIERAVAEDNIPKALTLLDEAKELGIEGAQDVFVKAVNSK; encoded by the coding sequence ATGAGAAAATGGCTTGCTCCCGTACTGCTGGGCATGTTGGCGTCTGGCTGTGCGTCTGTAGAACAAGTAGAGATGACTTCTAATGACCAGCAACAGGTGATCACCCAGTCTGGTGATATTCAATGGGTACCGCTTGATGTACCTGTGGTTACTGATTTTGCTTTGACTGATAAAAGCCAAATGCTACTGGATGGTAACAGCGCAGGCGCTATCGCCGCGTTTGCACTTCCGGGAAACCGTGGCAGTCTCGATTTACAACTAGAGACATTCGTTAGCACTGATCTTCAATTTTACGCTCCAAATGTAATCGTGGTTAATGCGGACGGAAAAACCGTTTATTCAGCAGATTTTTCAAAGTTTGAGTACGTACCTGCAAAAATGTTGGATAACGACAAATTCGTACTCGATCTCAATGTTATTCCTGACATGAGTGGTAATGACCTTCATGTGTTGATTTACACCACTTCCGAAGATTTGAAAGGAAGTACTCAGATTCTGCATCCGGCGAAAGCCTATGCTAAAGCGCGTCATACTCAGCCGCCAGATATTGCTGATCCATTTGCAAAGCACAGCCCTCTTGGTCAGTTCCGTCTATCGGTAACTGCAAATGATATCGTTACGACTAAGATTGTCGCGAAAAACGATAATATTCCAGAAGGTGCGGAATTAACCGGTTACTACCACCGTGCAATTGAAAGAGCAGTAGCCGAAGACAATATTCCTAAAGCCTTAACCTTGCTCGATGAAGCGAAAGAGTTAGGTATAGAAGGCGCGCAAGATGTATTTGTTAAAGCGGTAAATAGCAAATAA